The Cloeon dipterum chromosome 3, ieCloDipt1.1, whole genome shotgun sequence genome includes a region encoding these proteins:
- the LOC135940238 gene encoding uncharacterized protein LOC135940238 yields the protein MTRALVSAALLLCATVALAQTFTVLQGSKAYTALFRQSLNPLMRQNYCPYCDSSVYGYCSDKLLHDACCCIGGGPPFGVRSGRQHHLPPECRYADCSFLHANTCQEHSLITRCCCSNFVK from the exons ATGACGCGAGCACTCGTTTCCGCAGCCCTGCTGCTCTGTGCCACGGTTGCCTTGGCACAGACCTTCACCGTTCTCCAGGGTAGCAAGGCATACACAG CCTTGTTCAGACAGAGCCTCAACCCGCTGATGAGGCAAAACTACTGTCCTTACTGCGATTCCTCCGTGTACGGCTACTGTTCGGACAAACTTCTGCATGACGCGTGCTGCTGCATCGGCGGCGGTCCTCCATTTGGTGTCCGATCAGGCCGTCAGCATCATTTGCCGCCCGAGTGTCGTTACGCCGATTGCAGTTTTCTGCACGCGAACACTTGCCAGGAGCACAGTTTGATCACCAGGTGTTGTTGCAGCAATTTCGTCAAATAA